ATCCGCATCAAACGCTGCACTCTCTTACGGTTAACGTCATGGCCAAGGCGACGTAAATAAGAACGCATCTTTCTGCTTCCATAGAAAGGATGGCGCATGTATTCCTCATCAATCAAGACCATCAAAGCCAGATTCTCTGGGCTCTCGGTACATATTCCTTCGCCAGCAGTGCGATAGTAGCTAGCGCGTGACAAATTAACCAATGCACATTGGCGTACGATGCTGAGTGTAGGGTGATTGACATCAATCATGGCTCGCTTCTCCCGCACGCTCAACTTAGATGACCGGTCTTTTTTTTAAGCCAGTCTAACTCAACCGCTAGCTGGCCTATTTGCGTGTATAATCGATCTCGTTCTTGTATGATGGAGTCCATGTCTTTGTCATGCTTGCCGCTAAACAATTGCTTGCTTCCATCCAGTAATTGTTTTTTCCACAGATTGATTTGTGTTGCATGCACCTCAAATTCAGATGCCAATTCATTGGTCGTCTTGTGACTTTTTAATGCCTCAATTGCTACCTTTGCTTTGAAGTCAGATGTAAATTTTTTTTTAGCCACTTGGTACCCCGTTTAACAATGGTTTCTATTTTACACCACTGTCTCATTTTTGGGGTCCACTATACTGATTTAGAGCAAGCTGTTAAACTCAATAACCAAAATGGGGAGGTGCTTGTATGTATTGCCAGAATTTATCATCAACAGGGCAAACTTAATAATGCATTGAAAACATATGATAAAGCAAATAAACTTATTAAATCTTCAGAACTTTTAAAAGAACAGGCTGTTATTTACAAATTGTTAGGTAATGAGAAGGACGCCATTTTGTCACAACATAAAGCGCATTTACAGCAATTAGATGAAGGAAAAGTACCATCATTGCAGGCGTATGGAAAATGGACATTTTTCAAGCAGGAGACTACTGTATTTGGCACAGGAGAAATATTCCGTACCATACATCTTGAAAGGATCAGAGAGCTTTTGCTATCCAATGATATTAATCCGGTTACTATTGTGACGATGCGGGAGAAACTGAATCAATCTCCTGCCTTTAACCACTTACCATCAATTTTTTCACAACTTGATCGGATTGATCTACAAACAAGAAACCAACACGTACGCAACTTTTCAGACAATACGAGCAAAACAACACCTTGATTTTACGGGGCTTTGTTGGCTCACCCATCATAGCCCATGGTAATATAACAAAAACTACTTGTTATCAAATAATTGTTAATCTTTGAGCGTGAAAAAAAATAATTAATTGGCAACTTTTATGTCAGATTTATCAGAATTAATCCAGCTTATATCTGTTAACTCAAATTCGGTCCGTTAGTTGGTACGTCTTCATCTGCTTTTTCACTTGCTTTTTCTTTTTCTAATTCACTTTTAATTGATTTGAACAATCTTTCTGTAGAAGAACTCAATGAAAATAAGTTACTAAAAAAACCGGGTGAACGCTTCTCAAATAAAGCTTGGCTCTTTTCAGCTTCATACTTCATAATCGATCCTAAAAGTTGTGTGGCAGTAAGGGTATTTTGACCTGCAATATCGTTATACATTGTTTTTATAGCATCGAACTTAGCTCGAGTTTTAGGATCTTCTGGATTGGATAAAGGAATCTCCTCCATTCTTTTATATAGTTTGCTTAATATACGATGCTGCTGGTCACTTGATTCTTTAAAAACATTGGGTGGGGGTGGAAAAATATAAAAACTTTCTTTATCAGGTTGACCCGCTATTAACAGTGTCTTATATTTAGGACTGACAAAAAAATATTTGGAAACATCGGTTGCAAAACCAAGAACAACCTCCACGATATTTAAAGCGGAGGTACGACAGGTATTAGATATGTGTATTTCCTGAACCTCTTTTGAAATTTTCTCAACCTTAGCCTGATCTGAAACAGTAAAGTTACAATCTTTCAGTGCCTTGAGCTCAAATCTAACCTCGTCATTATCTGCCTCTTCACTAACTGGAACATAGCACTTAATTGCCTCATCCTCCATAATTTTTTTGTCCGTAACTTCTTCATTAGGATGATTTTTACGATAAACTCTGAGAATACCTGCACTTATATCAGGATTTACTAACTGTTTTTTTTCAATCTCAGCAGTAAGTTCTAAAAATTGTTTAAATTGCTCATAATTAATAGCATAAGCCTGGTAATTAATAACTGCTACACTATCTTTACTGCGCCATAATCCTTCATCAGTAATTCTGGATAAGGTTCCGAAACTGATCGCCTTCCCAGTCATCAATACTGTTTTACCAAAATCAGGATCAATGTCATTAGTTTTACCGACCCTAGCCAATAGTTTTGGTGACCCATTATGCATTACTCCCAGCATCATAAAACTATGTATGTCTTGTTTCACTATGGAAACAAAGTACTCATCCTTCTTGCTCATTGTTATAGAATCGGTCATGACAACTCCAGCAATTGTTTTTTATATGTACTATTATTTTAATAGTAGAACATTAATTGCTAGTGAGATGTACTATGGGTAAAAAAATACTTTTCGTATTTTCCGGAACTGGCGACAAAGCTAAAGATGTGAAATGGTCTTATGATCAGCAAACCTTTAAGGATGATGTAGTAAGAGTATATTTCAATGGCTGCCAAGACTTTTCTATTGGAGGTAAAACTCCAGGCGTAGGATACCTTTCGCCCAACCTGGATGTTGTTTCTTCGAAATTACGTGATTGCTTCAATATTAAAGGTGAATTGTCATTTTCTAAATTAAAAAGAAAATTTGGTAATTCCATTATTATTGAGGGTGTTAATTCTGATGATGCGCCAGTAGACTCTATTAATTTAGCTGGTTTTAGTCGAGGGGCAGTAACTACTTTTGCTGCAGCGCGTCATCTAGATGATTTGAACATACCTATAGCTCTCTTTGCCGAGGACCCAGTACCTGGTAATAGCAAACAAAATGCAAAAAAGAAAGGCACCGAATTTTATAAAAATCACGATTTACGTGATTGCAAAAATTTACATCAGGCCGATGTTATTTTAGGTGTATATAAAAAAAATGTTGATCCCCTACATAATAAATTTTATAGACAAATGGCTCCTTTATTTAGTGAGCAGTGTAACGCATCAATTTCTACATTACCAAAAACCTATCATCTTAAATTCAGTCTGAAAAGTTTAAATCACAAAGTTGATTATCTTGAGAAATCAGGACTTATTGATGTGATATGGGTCCGCATGTCTGGAACAAAATTAAGGAAAAATAAGAGCTATTCATCCATCATTTATAGTTAAAAATTCACTCAAATTAACCTATTTAAACCTACTCAATACCGTATGAATAGTGATTGCTACTACGAATTGTCTTAGGTCATTTTACCACAACTCTATCAGAATGACTTATCCACAAGTCCACAGGTCAGGAGAGCTTCACTTTCTCGTATAGGCCTGTGGGCCTTGTGGGTAAGTCATGACGCTCTCATTTAGGGTTTATGGTCTTTTCCGGCCATAATACACCTCTGCGGGCGTTAAATAATTAAAGGACTGGTGAAGCCTTCGGTTATTATAATACTCAAAATACTCCGTTAAGGCCAGCTCAACCTCTTCAATTGTATCAAAATCATACCGGTAGATTTTTTCTTGCTTAACACTACGCCACAATCGCTCGATAAATATATTATCTAAATAACGTCCTCGCCCATCCATGCTGATAGAAATGTGGTGAGATTTTAGCGTATTTATCCAATCTTTTGAGGTAAATTGAGAACCCTGATCCGTGTTAAAGATCTCACAACGCGAATGCAGCAAAGCGTTTCTAAGCGCCTCAATACAAAATTCAGCCTCCATAGTAGGTGAAATAGCCCATCCAATCACATAACGACTATACCAGTCCATAATAGCTACTAAATACACATGCTTTCCTTTCATGCGGATGTAGGTGATATCTGCGGCCCAAACCTGATTTGGTTTGGTGATATCCACCTCTTTTAATAAATAAGGGAACACCTCATGCTCCTTATTGGGAACGCTTGTATTTGGCTTTGGGTAAACAGTCGATAACCCCATCATTTCCATCAACTTTTTTACTCGACGTTTACCAACAGGATAGCCTACTTCTTTTGACAGCCATCTTGCCCGCTTAATTTTACCTTCACATGGATACTGCAGATAGTGCTCATCAAGTAGCGCCATAAGCGCTTCATCTTCGACAGAAATGGGCTTGGCACTATAATAATAACTTGAAACAGGCAAGTCTAATAGCAAGCATTGTTCACGAATGGTGAGCTCGGCAAGAGGATCAATCATGACGCGCTTTTCATCCAGACTAAAGTTCATGCTTTTTTTTTAGCCAAGATAGCTGCGCTTGAAGTCGACCAATTTCTTGATATAATGCCTCAACAAGCTGCTCTTGGGACTTGGCTTCTTTTTCATTAGCCCCAGAGAATAAATCGTTAATGGCTTTGATGGCCGATTGCTTCCAAGTTTTTACCTGCGTTGCGTGAACACCGTATTCACTGGTAATTTGCGCTTGTGTGAGTTTCCCCTCAATCGCAGCTAGCGTTATTTTTGCCTTCTTGGCCGCCGTATAATAAGCTCGCTTTTTAGACATTTTATTCTCCTCTTTGTATTAAGAAGAATAGCTCTTAAAAAACCTTTTTTTGTGTCCAGAAAACCGCGCCTATATTAA
The sequence above is drawn from the Legionella antarctica genome and encodes:
- a CDS encoding tetratricopeptide repeat protein; translation: MVSILHHCLIFGVHYTDLEQAVKLNNQNGEVLVCIARIYHQQGKLNNALKTYDKANKLIKSSELLKEQAVIYKLLGNEKDAILSQHKAHLQQLDEGKVPSLQAYGKWTFFKQETTVFGTGEIFRTIHLERIRELLLSNDINPVTIVTMREKLNQSPAFNHLPSIFSQLDRIDLQTRNQHVRNFSDNTSKTTP
- a CDS encoding IS3 family transposase, translating into MNFSLDEKRVMIDPLAELTIREQCLLLDLPVSSYYYSAKPISVEDEALMALLDEHYLQYPCEGKIKRARWLSKEVGYPVGKRRVKKLMEMMGLSTVYPKPNTSVPNKEHEVFPYLLKEVDITKPNQVWAADITYIRMKGKHVYLVAIMDWYSRYVIGWAISPTMEAEFCIEALRNALLHSRCEIFNTDQGSQFTSKDWINTLKSHHISISMDGRGRYLDNIFIERLWRSVKQEKIYRYDFDTIEEVELALTEYFEYYNNRRLHQSFNYLTPAEVYYGRKRP
- a CDS encoding transposase, whose protein sequence is MSKKRAYYTAAKKAKITLAAIEGKLTQAQITSEYGVHATQVKTWKQSAIKAINDLFSGANEKEAKSQEQLVEALYQEIGRLQAQLSWLKKKHEL